A region of the Desulfonatronum thioautotrophicum genome:
TTGTGAAGCGTCCGGTAGGTGCGGATGGTGGAGGAAACACCCAGAATATCTCTGAATCGTGGTTCAAGAACGTAGACGAAAACATCCTTGACCTGGCCGTGATACCTGTAGCCTTGACCAACTTTGGCATACCCCTTGGTCGTTCCCAGATGTTGCCAGTTTGAGGCCCTGTACGCCGTCCCCATGAACCGGGCTGGATCAACAAATGTTTCAACCAACAGCAGTCTTTCCTGGAATCTCACTTGCCAATCCCTTTTGAGCAACCGCAAATTCCGGCCAAGCAGATGCGACGCTAAATGTGGAATCCGTACCCAAGGAAAAATGACAAACCTGCTGTTGGCCGCAAGGCGATGGAGAAACCGCCGACGTGTATCGCCTGTCCAGCCAATGAAATCGTCTCGCACTTGGATCTTGCGGGACGGGGCGCTCCAGCTTAAGGCAGCGAGGGGGCGGTTGTTGAAAAATGCCATGTATTTCAAGCGCCTGCCCAGAAGCCTTTTATAGCCAAGGTAATGGTGAGCATGGACGAGGTCATCCCAAAAGGATTCAAGCTCGCCGCCACTCACCACCAGCAACGAAACACCGGGGAAATCCTTGAGATCGCCAGATACTTCAGGATACTCCTTCGAGAACCGGGATGCTTCAGTTTTCTGTAATTGCTCCTCCACCTCGTCATTCATAGGTGGATGGTTAACTGAAACTAGGCCGTTTGTCTACCCGAAAAAGTGTCGCTGTAGTG
Encoded here:
- a CDS encoding Druantia anti-phage system protein DruA, with protein sequence MNDEVEEQLQKTEASRFSKEYPEVSGDLKDFPGVSLLVVSGGELESFWDDLVHAHHYLGYKRLLGRRLKYMAFFNNRPLAALSWSAPSRKIQVRDDFIGWTGDTRRRFLHRLAANSRFVIFPWVRIPHLASHLLGRNLRLLKRDWQVRFQERLLLVETFVDPARFMGTAYRASNWQHLGTTKGYAKVGQGYRYHGQVKDVFVYVLEPRFRDILGVSSTIRTYRTLHKKVEEISMILHNLAWDPHPLTQLDIGEDDLQQMAQELTTFHHEFHSCFARCEHERLGLGYLAGLLSNLQAKSVEPIALEVLGEQSVRSLQRFMKSYSWRESIMLRTHQNMQAQCLGSPGGMITVDPTEFVKKGKKSVGVAKQYCGRLGKVENCQSGVFLGYTSEAGYGLIDC